CACGCCCCTTTTGGCCGACCACCAGCGCTTGATCAGCTCGGGCGTCGTCCACGCTCTGTAGACCAGGTGCCGGGGTGCGTCAAAGTCCCGCGTTATCCGGATCTGCGTGCTCGTCGGAAGCGTCACCACTGCCCTACCCTTGCTCGTCTTTGCCACCATCTTGTTTCTCCTTTGGCTTGAGCTCCTCCAACATCTCGTCCAGCGCTTCGAAGCGTTCGTTCCATGTTCGTTCGTAGTGCTTTACCCAGTCGTGGATGGGTTTCAACGAACGGCCATTCAGCCGGTACATCCGCTGCCGACCCTGTTCTCGTACATCGACCAGACCCACCTGCCGAAGGACCCGCAAATGCTTGGACACCAGAGGTTGAGCTAGATCGAGCAGCGTGACGAGGTCGTTGACGGCGCGCTCACCGCCGGCCAGAACGTCCAGAATCTGACGCCGTCTGGGCTCGGCCACCGCGTTGAACGCGTCTGCCGTCGTCGCCGCTCGTGCCATGGGCACTATCATATACCTATATAGGAATATGTCAAGCGCCAATTGGATCCGACACAATCGGCGGGTTGGCGGTTGCCGGCGGACGAGTTAGTCAGGTCGCCGAACGTTGAAGAAGATCGTTCTCGTCGCCCGGCCAGGCGCGTCCGGTCCGAGCTCGAGGATGTAGCCTCCTGGACTCAAGGTGGCCAACGGGATGCGCCAGGGATTCACATCGCGATCGACGCTCGCGTCCGACACGACCTCGCCGTCCTCGCGTAGAAGGCGAGATCCGAGGCTTTCGAGATCCGATGGAACGTGGAGCCAGAGCTCGTCGTTCGGATCGAACTCACGGCGAAGCGTGGGCACTAGGGGAAGACGCACGCGGTCGCGCGCGCTGCTCAGAACGGGGACCCCGGATTCATGAGCGCTCGAGAGGATGACGTTCGAGGCTAACGGCACTCTTTCGCCAGGGACGTCGACATACCAATAGAGGAGCCCCGCCTTCTCTCCATTCCCTCTTGCCGCCACCGCCACCTGTCGGCGTCCGGCCTTGGCGGAAAACGTCGCCAGCGCTCGCAGACCGTCCCGATGCAGCCGCGCGAGCTCGTCGGCATCCACGTCGAGGCGAACGTTCTGTGCGCTCCCGTCCTCGATGTCGCCACCCTCACCGAGCAGGAAGAACCCGAGTGTCACCTCCGACCGGTAGCGTCCCCCCTTCTCCTCGAAGAAGAGGGTAGAGACATCGAGCTCCACCGCAATGGCGAGCCGGTTCTCTGGCGCCGACGTCGAAGTCGCGAGGGCCCGCAGGGAAAGATCCGTGAGGGGAACCGGGCTTCTCAACAACTCGACAACCTCCGCGGGCACTCCACGAGGTCCCTCGATGGGTGAGAGGGTCGTGGGCGCGCCGCTCGGGGCGCGGTAGCCCTGGCGCGCACGGACCAGAAGTGAGGGATCTCGCAGCCGCACCTCGATGGTGCGGTCCTTCCCGTCCCTCTCAGTGTTCGTCGGGCGATAAGCGAGGAGGTAGTACCGGCTGTTGTCGTTCAGGATCCGATCGAATGCCTCGGAAAACCCGTTCGTGTTATAGACGGCGAATCCGCCGGTGCCGTCGGCGAGGAAATGGAGACTCTCCCGCTCGGCGAAAGCCGATCGGAGGCTTCCACGGCCGTCGCCTTCCGACGGGGCCCGAAGGCCCTGCGGGTCGACGGCATAAATGGAAACGCCCCCGCGATTCGCGGCGCCGACCGTCGCCTCGAGCGCGAGCATGATCTCGTAGCTTCTGTCCTCGGGACCGAACCGGCCGGACGTCTGGGTGAGATCGTAGTTGCTCCCCGGGCCAAAATACACCACGGACTTTCTCCGACCGGTGATGGTCTCGAGAAGACCTGCCACGGCTTCCACCATCGAAAGGCTGTCTTTGATATCCGAGACCCGCAAATCCCGGTTGAGATCCGCGCGGCCGCGGCCCGCGGATGCCTCGAGCGCCTCGAGAAGCACGGCCCGGCTGGTCGTGAAACTCACCGAGCGTTGCCTCCCCGAGGTGTACAGGACGGCCGCGAGGTCACCCTCTTCCTTCATCTCGACGAGCTCGCGCGCGCGCGATCGGAGCAGGGCCCTCTCCCCGGGTGGTGTTCTCAGGTCGTCGATCAGAAACGCGAACAGACGGCCGCTCGCATCACGATTCGTTCGCACGTCCGCCTCGGGAAGCGATCCGTCCGGCGCAGGGCGGCGAGGACGGCGCGGTAAATCGACGAAGGCGAATGCTTCGATCGTCTGCGGCCGCCCGTCCTCGAGGATCTGGAAATCGTCGCGGGTGAGATCCGGCACCACCTTGCCCGCCGGGTCGGTCACGATGGCGGTGACCTCGATGAAGTCGACGCTCAGCCGAAAGGTGAGTCCGGAGGGTTCCTCCTCCCGCGCCGACAGCGGGCAGGCGAGCATCAGGGCTCCGATCGAGGACAGGAGCGGGAGAGCGCTCATGAAGCCGACCTCACCGGAGGATCAGCGCCCGGACTTCAGCAGATCGCGAATCTCCGTCAGGAGCTTCTCCTCCGCGGACGGTGGGGGTGGAGCTGCCGGCTTCGTCTCTTGCTCGGTTCTGAGTTGGTTCATGATTCGGATGGCGACGAATATCGAAGCCGCCACGATGACGAAGTCGAGAATCGTGTTGATGAACGCACCGTAGCGGATGACGGGGGCTCCGGCGGCCGTGGCCGCTTCGAGCGATTCGTAGGCCGAGTCGCTCAGGTTGATATAGAGCTGGCCGAAGTCCACTTGGCCGGTGAGGAGCCCGATCGGCGGCATGACGACGTCGTTCACGAGGGACGTGACGAGCTTTCCGAAAGCGCCGCCGATGATGATCCCCACCGCCATGTCGACCACGTTGCCGCGCATGGCGAAATTCCTGAACTCGGTGATCCATTTCTTTACCAAGGGCCCTCCCAGCGGTCAGTGAGGAGTCGCCCCTTGAGGGACGCTCAGTGAGCGCAGCATATCCCTAACTCGAGCGGACTTTCATCCTTCGAATCGAGCCGATTGTCCGACTGAGGCCGCTCATCGCTGCCCCGCTCCCCCCGGTATCAACAGCCAACCCGCCAGTATCGTGAGACCCGTCTCACCCGCAAGAATCCACGTCTCGAGCGCCGGGTCGTCGGACGTGGGGGACGGAGCGAAAAACAGCAAGCTGGCCCCGGCAACGAACACCCAGCAAACGATGGTTGCCGCCCAGGCGACGGACAACCCTCCCGGCATGCGGTAGGGCCGGGGCGTCGAAGCGGCACGATAGCGCAGCGCCAGGAACGATGGAAACATGAGCAGGTAGGACAGAAGAAAACACACGCCGGAAAGCTTGAACGACATCCAGAAGACGTTCACGGTGTTCGAAGACAAAAGAGCATTTCCGACGAGAAGAGCCGTGCTCACGAGCCCCATCATGGCGAAGGCCACGTAGGGGGTTTGAAACCTCGGGTGAAGCTTCGACAGCGCTTTCGGCAAGAGTCCTTCCTCTGCCGCGGTGGCCGCCACCCGGTTGGCACCGAGGCTCCAGGTCACGATGTTCGCGACACAGGCGTAGAGAAAACCAACGCCCAGGAGAAAGACCAGAGTCTGTCCTGCCCCGCCCCACTGGAGACCGAGCGTTTCCAGCGCATCCCACGTTCCGGTTACGATGCTCAGCTTTTCCAGGGGAACTGCGAGATGCAAGCCGAGCGTTCCCAGGCTATAGACGATCATGATGGCGAGTCCCGAAAGGAGAATGACGCGGGGAACGTCCCTTTGAGGCTCACGCATTTCGCTTCCCGCGGAGCTCATGAGCTCGAACCCGAGCGCGTTGTAGAGGAGGACCGGGACATAGGCCACGGTGTCGCTCCACTGTGGCAGCATCTTGCTCAAAGAGAACTCGTTCGCCGGTGGGCGCCCGGTGGCCAAAGCGCCCAGGCCCAACCCGCCGAGTCCGACGAAAATGGAGACTTTCACGATCGCCCCGAGATTAGGAATCCATTTCGAGACCTTCAACCGAACGAGCCCGAGCAACACCGTGAGCCAGGTCAGCAGGATGGCGATGGCGGTCTGAATCCTGACGTCACCGCTTTCGACGAACATGCCGTCGAACACACCCGCAAACACGAGGTAGACGGGCGGGATCCAGTAGACCATGTTGATCCAATAGAGCCACGACGCCATGGAGCCCCACCGCGGGCCGAGACCTTCCCGGACCCAAACGTGCAGGCCGCCTTCTCCAGGCCAAGCGGCGCCGAGCTCCGCGGTGATGAGGCCATAGGGCAGGAAGAAGAAGATCATGATGATCGCCCACCAGCTGAACCAGGAAACGCCGGTCGACGCCGCGGACGCCAGAGTATCGATCGTGAGGATGGCCGAGACGGAGAAAAGCACGAGATCACCGCGGCCCAGAACTCGCTCGAGGTTCATTCGAATTCGGCGACTCGAGCAGCCAGTAACCTCGACATGACGCGGGCACAGTCTACATGAGTTCGATGTCCACCGGCCGTCGGGCTTGACACCTCCCGAAACCGAGCGATCATTCACCATGCGACGGGGGCCAGGCACCCTCTACCGACGTTGGCGGTCCATCGCCTACCTCGCGAAGCGCGACCGCAGCGCGGCTCTGCGGTTCGCCTTCACCCGCGAGCTCGCCTCGGTTCCGATTGCTGCGAGGCTCGGACTGATCAAGCGCTTCCTCTCGATCACGAATGCGGTCCGCGGATATCACACGCTCACCGACATGCTGACGATCGCGCACGCCATCCTCGCGCGGGCGAGCGGGGAAGGGGCATCGGGACCATCCCGCCCCCTCGTGATCGAGGCGGGCAGTGGCTACGGGGGGAGCACCGCAAAGCTGAGCCTCGCCACGGCGCTCGCGGGCGGATCTCTCATCGTGCTCGATACCTTTCGCGGCATGCCTGAAAACGACGAGGAGCACGAGCTCCTGGACGGCAGGCACACCCGTTTTCGAGCTGGAGCCTTTCGCGGAACACTCCGGAAAGTAGAGGGAATCGTCGACAGGTGGGGTGCCATCGAGTGCTGTCGATTCACGAAGGGCCGATTCGAAGACACCCTGCCGCACCTCTCGGCTTCGCCCGATGTCGTGGTCCTTGATGTGGATCTCGTCTCGTCTACGAGAACGTGTCTCCGCGAGCTCTGGCCCCGTCTCCACCCGGATGGGGTCGTCTTCTCACTCGACGGTCAGCTGAAGGCCACCCACCAGCTCCTGGGCAACGCCCATTTCTGGCGCGACGAGATCGGAGTCGACCCTCCGCGAATCAAGGGTTTGGGACGAGACAAGCTAATCACGCTGCAGCCCCCGCTCGTGCCCTCCGAATTACCATTGGGGTGATCGAGCCCACGGGGAGCTCGACGGCCGCCGTCTTCAGACGGTTTCCACCCGGGCCCCTACCATCGTCTCGTGCCGTACGCAGGCACGCGCCTACGCGCGCAACTCCAAGAATCCTGCAGCTTGGAAATCGCCGTCGAAGGCGAGCGCTTCGCGGATTTTGTGCGCCCGCATCAACGCGAAGCTCGTGGCGTCGACGAACGAATACTCACGTTCATCATGACGACGCAGCCATCGAAGCGCCTCTGCTTCCGTATCTTCTGATACCCAAACGAGTTGAAGACGTGGAGAGCGGTTGACCGCATCGAGAAAATCAACGGCCCTCCCGTGTCCGACCTTGCGCCGCAGATACGTCCAGGTCTCGCCTCGGATCTGATTCGAAGTCACGAGAGCAGCGTCGGCATGCACGCGTAGCAAGCGTTTCGCCTGTTCGTGATCTTTGTCGCGACGGTTTCGAAGAGCCACCCAGAAGGAGGTGTCGACGAAGATCATCGATAGATGACATCGTCAATGCGCTCGGGGTCAAACTCGTCCGCCCCCGCCATACGCCACAGCGGATCCGACTCGAGCGGGGGCAACGTCTCGAGCCGTTCTCTGACGTATTTGCGAATGAGCGCAGCCTTCGACGTCTTCTCACGAAGCGCTCGCCGTTCGAGTGCTTCATCGAGATCTTCATCGATCAGAATCTGAAGACGTTTCATTGGCTACATCATACATCAAAATTCAGATGTATGTGTATCCTCGTGGAAAAAAGTAAGCCCAGGTGCGACGTGGGAGTGCTGCGTACCATGGAGAGCGCGAGACGGCTCAGGGCGGCTGCTGCGACGAGTCCGAGCCACCGTCTTCATCATCGGGGCTCGACCCGGGCCCGATCATCTTCTCGGGCCGTACCCAGGCATCGAACTCGGATGTCGTCATGTAGCCCAATTCAACGGCCGCCTCGCGCAGAGTCGTGCCTTCCCGATGCGCCTTCTTGGCAATGGCCGCGGCCTTGTCGTAGCCGATGCGAGGGGCGAGAGCAGTGACGAGCATCAGGGAGCGCTCGAGGTTCGAAGCGATGCGCTCGCGATGGGGCTCGATTCCGACGACGGTAAGCTTGCGAAAGCTCTCGGCACCGTCTGCCAGAAGCCTCGCGCTTTGGAGAAAATTCTGGACGATCATGGGCCGAAAGACGTTCAGCTCGAAGTTGCCCGACGCACCGCCCACGTTGATGGCGACGTCGTTACCCAGAACTTGAGCGCAGAGCATCGTCATGGCCTCGCACTGGGTCGGGTTTACCTTTCCGGGCATGATAGAGCTCCCCGGCTCGTTCTCCGGGAGCACGATCTCGCCGAGTCCGGCGCGCGGACCCGAAGCAAGCCACCGCACGTCGTTGGCGATCTTCATGAGAGAGACCGCGACGGTCTTGAGCGCTCCGTGGGCATGAACGATGGCGTCGTTTCCTCCCAGAGCCTCGAACTTGTTCGGCGCGCTGACGAACGGATGGCCGGTTAGCTCCGCGATCTTCGACGCCGCCCGCATCCCGAACTCGGGATGGGTGTTGAGTCCGGTCCCCACGGCTGTTCCGCCGAGCGCGAGCTCGTACAAGTGAGGCAGAGCCGCTTCGACTCGAGCCTTACCGTGCCCGAGCTGGGACGCGTAACCGGAGAACTCCTGGCCCAGCGTCAGAGGAGTCGCATCCTGAAGATGGGTTCGGCCGATCTTGACGATGTCGTCGAATGCCTCGACTTTCACCGCGAGCTCGTCTCGCAGCCGTACGAGCGCGGGCAACAGCGATTCGCGCAGCGCGCGGACGGCCGTGACGTGCACCGCCGTCGGAAAAACGTCGTTCGACGACTGACCTCGATTGACGTCGTCGTTGGGATGCACCAGCCTCCCGCTGCCGCGCGTTCCCCCGAGAAGCTCGCTCGCACGGTTGGCGAGGACCTCATTGACGTTCATATTCGTCTGGGTGCCGCTTCCCGTTTGCCAGACGAGAAGCGGAAACTCCTCGGTGTGCTCTCCCGCGAGCACCTCGTCGGCCGCCCGAACGATCGCCCGCGCTTTGGCCGTCTCGAGAACTCCCAACTCCTCGTTGACGAGAGCAGCCGCCTTCTTGACGAGCGCCAGAGCTTCGATGACCGCTTCGGGCATCTTCTCGTGGGAGATGCGAAAATTCCGCCGGGAACGCTCGGTCTGGGCCCCCCAGAGCCGCTCTTCGGGGACTTCGATCGCCCCGAATGAGTCGATTTCCGTTCTAGCCATAATCCCCCCTTGTTCCCTTGGAGCGCTTCAAAAACGTCAACACGATGGAACGCCTCACCTCAGGTTAGCTCAGGGCACACCTTTGATGGAAAGCACGGGATTTCAAGTTGGTGTGGCGTCCAACATCAGCACGCTAGACTCGCGTAGCAGGTGGAGTAGGTGGGGAACAACGCCTCCGCGACAACCTCGGCCCCGTAGTCGGCGCCCGTCGTGCAGGCTGCCAATATCCGGCAGTTCCCGCTAGAATCCCCACGCGAGGTGGAAGCGATGAGAAAACCACTGGCTATACTCGGATTCGCGACCTGGATCGGCTGTGCGCCGGCGACTGAGGAAGAGCCCGCTTCTCAGGAGTTTCAGAACGCACCGGAGGTTCCCTACGCTCCCGATACGACCCCAGAGAGCCTGGGAATTGCCGGCTACGCCAAAGTGCTCTGCTCCGCGGTCT
The DNA window shown above is from Vicinamibacteria bacterium and carries:
- a CDS encoding metalloregulator ArsR/SmtB family transcription factor — encoded protein: MARAATTADAFNAVAEPRRRQILDVLAGGERAVNDLVTLLDLAQPLVSKHLRVLRQVGLVDVREQGRQRMYRLNGRSLKPIHDWVKHYERTWNERFEALDEMLEELKPKEKQDGGKDEQG
- a CDS encoding VWA domain-containing protein, with protein sequence MSALPLLSSIGALMLACPLSAREEEPSGLTFRLSVDFIEVTAIVTDPAGKVVPDLTRDDFQILEDGRPQTIEAFAFVDLPRRPRRPAPDGSLPEADVRTNRDASGRLFAFLIDDLRTPPGERALLRSRARELVEMKEEGDLAAVLYTSGRQRSVSFTTSRAVLLEALEASAGRGRADLNRDLRVSDIKDSLSMVEAVAGLLETITGRRKSVVYFGPGSNYDLTQTSGRFGPEDRSYEIMLALEATVGAANRGGVSIYAVDPQGLRAPSEGDGRGSLRSAFAERESLHFLADGTGGFAVYNTNGFSEAFDRILNDNSRYYLLAYRPTNTERDGKDRTIEVRLRDPSLLVRARQGYRAPSGAPTTLSPIEGPRGVPAEVVELLRSPVPLTDLSLRALATSTSAPENRLAIAVELDVSTLFFEEKGGRYRSEVTLGFFLLGEGGDIEDGSAQNVRLDVDADELARLHRDGLRALATFSAKAGRRQVAVAARGNGEKAGLLYWYVDVPGERVPLASNVILSSAHESGVPVLSSARDRVRLPLVPTLRREFDPNDELWLHVPSDLESLGSRLLREDGEVVSDASVDRDVNPWRIPLATLSPGGYILELGPDAPGRATRTIFFNVRRPD
- the fumC gene encoding class II fumarate hydratase, with translation MARTEIDSFGAIEVPEERLWGAQTERSRRNFRISHEKMPEAVIEALALVKKAAALVNEELGVLETAKARAIVRAADEVLAGEHTEEFPLLVWQTGSGTQTNMNVNEVLANRASELLGGTRGSGRLVHPNDDVNRGQSSNDVFPTAVHVTAVRALRESLLPALVRLRDELAVKVEAFDDIVKIGRTHLQDATPLTLGQEFSGYASQLGHGKARVEAALPHLYELALGGTAVGTGLNTHPEFGMRAASKIAELTGHPFVSAPNKFEALGGNDAIVHAHGALKTVAVSLMKIANDVRWLASGPRAGLGEIVLPENEPGSSIMPGKVNPTQCEAMTMLCAQVLGNDVAINVGGASGNFELNVFRPMIVQNFLQSARLLADGAESFRKLTVVGIEPHRERIASNLERSLMLVTALAPRIGYDKAAAIAKKAHREGTTLREAAVELGYMTTSEFDAWVRPEKMIGPGSSPDDEDGGSDSSQQPP
- a CDS encoding TylF/MycF/NovP-related O-methyltransferase, with translation MRRGPGTLYRRWRSIAYLAKRDRSAALRFAFTRELASVPIAARLGLIKRFLSITNAVRGYHTLTDMLTIAHAILARASGEGASGPSRPLVIEAGSGYGGSTAKLSLATALAGGSLIVLDTFRGMPENDEEHELLDGRHTRFRAGAFRGTLRKVEGIVDRWGAIECCRFTKGRFEDTLPHLSASPDVVVLDVDLVSSTRTCLRELWPRLHPDGVVFSLDGQLKATHQLLGNAHFWRDEIGVDPPRIKGLGRDKLITLQPPLVPSELPLG
- a CDS encoding CopG family transcriptional regulator, which codes for MKRLQILIDEDLDEALERRALREKTSKAALIRKYVRERLETLPPLESDPLWRMAGADEFDPERIDDVIYR
- the mscL gene encoding large-conductance mechanosensitive channel protein MscL; protein product: MVKKWITEFRNFAMRGNVVDMAVGIIIGGAFGKLVTSLVNDVVMPPIGLLTGQVDFGQLYINLSDSAYESLEAATAAGAPVIRYGAFINTILDFVIVAASIFVAIRIMNQLRTEQETKPAAPPPPSAEEKLLTEIRDLLKSGR
- a CDS encoding PIN domain-containing protein, with amino-acid sequence MIFVDTSFWVALRNRRDKDHEQAKRLLRVHADAALVTSNQIRGETWTYLRRKVGHGRAVDFLDAVNRSPRLQLVWVSEDTEAEALRWLRRHDEREYSFVDATSFALMRAHKIREALAFDGDFQAAGFLELRA
- a CDS encoding APC family permease yields the protein MNLERVLGRGDLVLFSVSAILTIDTLASAASTGVSWFSWWAIIMIFFFLPYGLITAELGAAWPGEGGLHVWVREGLGPRWGSMASWLYWINMVYWIPPVYLVFAGVFDGMFVESGDVRIQTAIAILLTWLTVLLGLVRLKVSKWIPNLGAIVKVSIFVGLGGLGLGALATGRPPANEFSLSKMLPQWSDTVAYVPVLLYNALGFELMSSAGSEMREPQRDVPRVILLSGLAIMIVYSLGTLGLHLAVPLEKLSIVTGTWDALETLGLQWGGAGQTLVFLLGVGFLYACVANIVTWSLGANRVAATAAEEGLLPKALSKLHPRFQTPYVAFAMMGLVSTALLVGNALLSSNTVNVFWMSFKLSGVCFLLSYLLMFPSFLALRYRAASTPRPYRMPGGLSVAWAATIVCWVFVAGASLLFFAPSPTSDDPALETWILAGETGLTILAGWLLIPGGAGQR